In the Arachis hypogaea cultivar Tifrunner chromosome 20, arahy.Tifrunner.gnm2.J5K5, whole genome shotgun sequence genome, TTATAATTCTGAATAGACTCCTCTTCCGGTGGACAAAACAGAATAGTATCATCAGCAAACTACAGGTGCGACAATTCAATACTATCTCTCCCAACCAACAACGGTGATATACGTCTGTTCCTGATTGCCTCTCCAACCATTCAATGCAGCACATCCACAACCAGTACAAATAAGAAGGGGGAAAGTAGGTCACCTTGTCTCAAgcctcttttcattttgaatggCTTAGATGGCGAACCATTTATCAGAACCAACATAGATGCATTTGTcacacactccataacccacGCTATCCATCTATGCCCAAAACCCATCTTTTGTAAGACAATGTCCACAAAACTCCACTTGACTCTATCATATGCTTTCTGAAAATCTAACTTGATTATTACTGCCTCCTTTTTCCTCAGTTTAAGGCAGTTCACTGTTTCACACGTAATAAGTTCCCCATCATgtattttccttcctttgacAAACGTACTCTGAGTCTCCCCGACTAACCCCGGCATCACAACCCTCATCCTCCTAACTAGCACCTTCGAAATAACCTTGTAGACGCACCCCACCATACTAATCGGTCGTAAATCTTTGATCTCCTTTGCACCAACAAATTTGGGTGCTAGTGCCACCCAAATGATATTAGCATTTACTGGTAATCTTGATGTCTGAAAGAACCCCATCACTACTGCCGTGAATTCAGTCCCAATCTTCCCCTAACACCTCTTAATGAAATTCATGTTGTATCCATCACAGCCTGGCGCTTTAGATGACTCACAGTCCCAGATAGCCTCTCTGATCTCCTCAGCGGACGGCAATTCCTCTAGAGACAAAGCATCTCCCTCATCTATCTTACCCACCAAGCCATCTCTAAATCCCATCATAGGAGAAGCTTCTTGATGATATAAATCCTTGTAGAACTCTCTGATCGCTATCTTGATTCTCGCTTGATTCTTGACCTGTCTGCCGTTTATTACCAGTATATCAATCCTATTATTCCGTCTCCTTGCTGATGCTATATTGTGAAAGTATCTTGTATTTTTGTCCATCTCCTTCGCATGCCGAGACCGAGATATCTGTTTCCAATGGACTTCCTTCCTTACATACCATCTCTCACAACAAGAGACCAGCACCTTTCTTCTAGCCTCCAACGTTTCATCATACCCGCTATTGCTTACCATGTCATCAATTCTCTTGATTTCTTCCTCAAACTTAGTAATTTTGTTGTCCATCCCACCAAAGTTTGCCTTATGCCATCTTCCCAACGGAGTCGTCAATGCCTTTAGTTTATCTGTGAACTGTATATCCCCCAATCCTCTCCATTCCTCTTTAACCATGCTAAGAAATGCCTCATGTGTAAACCACGAATCGAGACTTTAGAACGGTCTTGGACCTCCC is a window encoding:
- the LOC112785589 gene encoding uncharacterized protein, yielding MVKEEWRGLGDIQFTDKLKALTTPLGRWHKANFGGMDNKITKFEEEIKRIDDMVSNSGYDETLEARRKVLVSCCERWYVRKEVHWKQISRSRHAKEMDKNTRYFHNIASARRRNNRIDILVINGRQVKNQARIKIAIREFYKDLYHQEASPMMGFRDGLVGKIDEGDALSLEELPSAEEIREAIWDCESSKAPGCDGYNMNFIKRC